In the genome of Quercus robur chromosome 3, dhQueRobu3.1, whole genome shotgun sequence, one region contains:
- the LOC126717585 gene encoding 1-aminocyclopropane-1-carboxylate oxidase homolog 1-like isoform X4 — protein MVDTHLNQNSVQDVLDYDRQKELKAFDDTKAGVKGIVDSGMVKIPPIFVIPTDELSCEKSYSGSTHLQVPVIDLKDIHEGGVQRKQVVEKIQHASETWGLFQIVNHGISEEVLDDMIKGTRRFHEQPTEVKREYYSRDVPKNVTFYSNYHLYKVKFANWRDTLSFSMAPVAPSPEEYPAVCSYSQQVKRLGLTLLELLSEGLGLRSNHLAEMECAAGHSLDCHYYPACPEPNRTMGTSEHTDPGFFTILLQDQIGGLQALYQNQWVDIPPVTGALVVILGDLFQLISNEKFISATHRVLANQVGPRISVACLFSNHMQKQMQPVNRLYGPIKELLSDDNPPLYRETLEKEYAFCYVSSKGLGNSALDNFRL, from the exons ATGGTGGACACCCATCTGAACCAAAATTCAGTCCAAGATGTTTTGGACTATGATAGACAGAAAGAGCTGAAAGCCTTTGATGATACTAAGGCAGGTGTTAAAGGAATTGTTGACTCTGGGATGGTGAAAATCCCTCCCATATTTGTGATACCAACAGATGAACTCTCATGTGAGAAATCATATTCAGGATCAACCCACCTCCAGGTTCCAGTGATTGACCTCAAAGACATCCATGAAGGCGGTGTTCAACGAAAACAAGTTGTTGAGAAAATTCAGCATGCTTCAGAGACATGGGGGCTCTTCCAGATTGTGAATCATGGGATCTCTGAAGAAGTCCTGGATGATATGATCAAAGGAACTCGCAGATTTCATGAACAACCAACTGAAGTAAAAAGGGAGTATTACTCGCGTGATGTACCAAAGAACGTGACTTTTTATAGTAATTATCACCTTTATAAGGTAAAATTTGCTAACTGGAGAGATACTTTGTCTTTTTCCATGGCTCCTGTTGCTCCAAGTCCTGAAGAATATCCAGCAGTCTGCAG TTATTCACAGCAAGTAAAGAGGCTGGGACTTACCCTCTTGGAGTTACTATCCGAGGGCCTGGGGCTCAGATCTAATCATCTGGCCGAGATGGAGTGTGCTGCAGGACACAGCCTTGACTGTCACTACTATCCAGCATGCCCTGAGCCTAACAGAACAATGGGAACCAGTGAGCACACAGATCCTGGTTTCTTCACTATTCTTCTACAAGACCAAATTGGAGGCCTACAAGCCCTTTACCAAAATCAGTGGGTTGATATCCCTCCAGTGACAGGAGCTTTAGTGGTTATTCTTGGGGACCTTTTTCAG CTTATCTCAAATGAAAAGTTCATAAGTGCGACACATAGAGTCCTGGCCAACCAAGTAGGCCCTAGAATATCAGTGGCATGCTTGTTCAGCAATCATATGCAGAAGCAGATGCAGCCAGTCAATCGGCTTTATGGTCCAATAAAAGAGTTGTTATCAGATGACAATCCTCCTTTATACAGGGAAACATTGGAGAAGGAGTATGCTTTCTGCTATGTCTCATCAAAAGGACTCGGCAACTCTGCACTTGATAATTTCAGACTCTGA
- the LOC126717585 gene encoding 1-aminocyclopropane-1-carboxylate oxidase homolog 1-like isoform X1: protein MVDTHLNQNSVQDVLDYDRQKELKAFDDTKAGVKGIVDSGMVKIPPIFVIPTDELSCEKSYSGSTHLQVPVIDLKDIHEGGVQRKQVVEKIQHASETWGLFQIVNHGISEEVLDDMIKGTRRFHEQPTEVKREYYSRDVPKNVTFYSNYHLYKVKFANWRDTLSFSMAPVAPSPEEYPAVCRDIVISYSQQVKRLGLTLLELLSEGLGLRSNHLAEMECAAGHSLDCHYYPACPEPNRTMGTSEHTDPGFFTILLQDQIGGLQALYQNQWVDIPPVTGALVVILGDLFQLISNEKFISATHRVLANQVGPRISVACLFSNHMQKQMQPVNRLYGPIKELLSDDNPPLYRETLEKEYAFCYVSSKGLGNSALDNFRL from the exons ATGGTGGACACCCATCTGAACCAAAATTCAGTCCAAGATGTTTTGGACTATGATAGACAGAAAGAGCTGAAAGCCTTTGATGATACTAAGGCAGGTGTTAAAGGAATTGTTGACTCTGGGATGGTGAAAATCCCTCCCATATTTGTGATACCAACAGATGAACTCTCATGTGAGAAATCATATTCAGGATCAACCCACCTCCAGGTTCCAGTGATTGACCTCAAAGACATCCATGAAGGCGGTGTTCAACGAAAACAAGTTGTTGAGAAAATTCAGCATGCTTCAGAGACATGGGGGCTCTTCCAGATTGTGAATCATGGGATCTCTGAAGAAGTCCTGGATGATATGATCAAAGGAACTCGCAGATTTCATGAACAACCAACTGAAGTAAAAAGGGAGTATTACTCGCGTGATGTACCAAAGAACGTGACTTTTTATAGTAATTATCACCTTTATAAGGTAAAATTTGCTAACTGGAGAGATACTTTGTCTTTTTCCATGGCTCCTGTTGCTCCAAGTCCTGAAGAATATCCAGCAGTCTGCAG GGACATTGTAATCAGTTATTCACAGCAAGTAAAGAGGCTGGGACTTACCCTCTTGGAGTTACTATCCGAGGGCCTGGGGCTCAGATCTAATCATCTGGCCGAGATGGAGTGTGCTGCAGGACACAGCCTTGACTGTCACTACTATCCAGCATGCCCTGAGCCTAACAGAACAATGGGAACCAGTGAGCACACAGATCCTGGTTTCTTCACTATTCTTCTACAAGACCAAATTGGAGGCCTACAAGCCCTTTACCAAAATCAGTGGGTTGATATCCCTCCAGTGACAGGAGCTTTAGTGGTTATTCTTGGGGACCTTTTTCAG CTTATCTCAAATGAAAAGTTCATAAGTGCGACACATAGAGTCCTGGCCAACCAAGTAGGCCCTAGAATATCAGTGGCATGCTTGTTCAGCAATCATATGCAGAAGCAGATGCAGCCAGTCAATCGGCTTTATGGTCCAATAAAAGAGTTGTTATCAGATGACAATCCTCCTTTATACAGGGAAACATTGGAGAAGGAGTATGCTTTCTGCTATGTCTCATCAAAAGGACTCGGCAACTCTGCACTTGATAATTTCAGACTCTGA